The Granulicella sp. 5B5 nucleotide sequence GCACTACTCCGCCTGCTGTCCCCACCGATATCGCCGCCAGCTTCCCCATCCGCCAGCCATTCCTCTGGACCACGCGCGCGCCCTACGGCTACTGACGCTAGATCAAACACCCTGCCTGAAAGCCCTTCACGATCTCCATATACTTCCGCGCGTGCGCCGTCACCGTCTCCGGGTGCCCACCGCGGATCGCCTTCGTATCCACCAGGTCCGCACCGACCCCCAACGCATACGCACCTGCATCCAGAAACTCATGCGCCGTAGCCAGGCTCACGCCGCCGGTCGGAATCATCTCAATGTTCGGCAACGGCGCCTTCAGGCTCTTGAGATACTTCGCCCCACCCATCGCGCTCGCCGGAAAGATCTTCACCACATCCGCACCCGCATCCCATGCACGGATCACCTCGGTAGGCGTCAGCGCTCCCGGCAGCACAGCAATCTCATGCGCGCGACAGTAAGAGACCGTCTTCTCATCGAACGCCGGACTCACAATGAACGTCGCGCCCTCACCCACACACTCCTTCGCGGTCTCCGCATCGAGCACCGTCCCCGCACCCAGCAGAATCTCCGGCCGCTCCTTTGCCAGCCGCGCCATCACCTTCAGAGCACCCGGCACGGTCATCGTCACCTCCATGCACGTCACGCCGCCATCCGCAATGGCCCCTGCCAGCGCCAGCGCCTGCGACTCGCTCTCCGCGCGCAGCACCGGCACCAGCCCAATCTTCCGAATCTGCTCTAACACGTCCGATTTCTTCATCTCTACGCCTTTCTCTATCCTCTATCCCCTGTGGTCTATCCCCTGTTTCAACGCACCGTTCCGGCACCGCCGCCACTCATCAGCCGTTCCACCTCGGCCTTCGTCGCCATCGATGAGTCCCCCGCCGTCGTCATCGCCAGCGCGCCATGCGCCACACCACAATCCAGCGACCACTTCAAACCGTTTCCGCTCATCAGCCCATAGATCACGCCCGACGCAAACGAGTCGCCGCCACCCACGCGGTCCAGAATCTCCAGCTCATCGAACTTCAGCGCCTCACTAGTCTCGCCGTTCATCCAGCCAAACGCGCTCCAGCTATTCCGGTTCGCCGTCACAGGCTTGCGCACCGTGCTCGCAATCGCCCGCAGGTTCGGAAACTCCGCCACCACGCGCTCCGCCATCGGCGCATAGCTTTCGAGCGTATGCCACACCGGCCCATGCGCAGCCTCACCCAGCGTCGCGGCAATATCGCCTTCATGGCCGAACAGCACGTCTACATAGGCCATCAGTGCGCGGTTCACCTCCACCGAGCCCTTGCGTCCGCCTCGCGACTTCCAAAGCGACGGACGATAGTTGCAGTCGAAGCTCACCATCGTTGCATGCCGCTTCGCCGCCTCCATCGCCTCGCGCACCACGGCAGTCGCGCTCTCACTCAGCGCAGCCATCACGCCGCCTGTATGAAACCACCGCACACCTTCGCCACCGAAGATCGCATCCCAGTCCACATCCTCAGGCTTCATCTGTGAGATCGGCGTCGCTCCGCGGTCCATCATCCCCAGCCCGCCGCGTACCCCAAAGCCGCGCTCCAGAAAGTACACACCGTTGCGCGCAGCCCGCCCCACGCCATCGAACTCATGCCAGCTCACATGCGACAGGTCCACGCCACCTTGCAGCATCAGGTCCTCCACCAGCCTGCCCACAGGGTTGTCCACCAGTGCCGTCACAATCGACGTCCGCAGCCCGAAGCACCGCCGCAGCCCGCGAGCGACGTTGTACTCGCCGCCGCCCTCCCACACATCGAAGCTGCGCGCGCCCACGATCCTGCGCTCACCCGGATCGAAGCGCAGCATCACCTCACCCAGCGAGACCAGGTCCCACCGGCAATCCTTGGTCTCTCGAATCGTCAATCCGTCTGTAGCCGTTCCCTGCGCCACTCTATTCCCTACTCCCTGCTGCCTGTTTCACTTCAGATCCGCGATTGCCACCGGGTCCATATCGTCATAGCGCTGGTTCTCGCCGCCCATGCCCCAGCAGAAACCGTAGCTCTTGGTGCCAACGCCCGCATGGATGCTCCACCCCGGGCTCACCACAATGCTGCGATCGCTCAGCACCAGATGCCGAGTCTCATCCGCCGGCCCCATCAGGTGCATCACACGCTGCGCAGCATCCACATCGAAGTAGAAGTACACCTCGCTGCGCCGCATATGCGTATGCGGAGGCATCGTGTTCCAGTTCGACCCCGGAGCTAGCAGCGTAAAGCCCATCACCAGCTGGCAGCTCTTGATGCCATCCAGAAAGATCGCCTTGTAGATCGAGCGTTTGTTGCAGGTCTCCTCACTGCCCAGATGCACGGCGCCCGCCTCAAGCTCGGCGAAGGTCACCATCTTCGTCGGATACTCCGTGTGCGCCGGATAGCTCAGCAGATAAAACGCAGCAGGCGCACTCGCGTCCTTGCTCGCAAACGTTACGCTCTTGCTGCCCCGCCCGACGTACAGGCACGACAGCTTGCCCAGCTCATACGCTGTGCCATCGACGGTTACCGTACCCTCGCCGCCCACGTTGAACACGCCCAGCTCGCGCCGCTCGCAGAAATACTCCGCACGCAACTCCGGATAGGTCTCCAGCATCAATGTCTTGTCGGTCGGCACCGCACCGCCCAGCACCGCGCGGTCCAGGTCCACATACGCCAGCGTGATCGCGCCCGGCACGAACGCCTCTTCCAGCAAAAACGTCTCGCGCAGCTCCGCCGTCGTCATCCTCGGATACCGTACGGCATCCGCCATCTGCATCAGCTTCATATCTCTCCCCTGAAAACCTGCGTCCTAAGTATAGCGACCGCGACTTACTTGCGGCAGCACTTCACATGCAGCGCCGATATTGCTCGTCGCTCACATGCTCCATCCAATCGACGGTCTTGCCGTCCTGCCACTCCTGAATCGCGATGTGCGTCATCGCTGTCGTCGGCGTCGCACCGTGCCAGTGCTTCTCTCCCGGCGCAAACCAAACCACGTCGCCCGGATGGATCTCTTCCACAACGCCACCTTCACGCTGCACCCAGCCACAACCAGCGGTCACAATCAGCGTCTGTCCCAGCGGATGCGTATGCCATGCCGTGCGCGCTCCCGGCTCAAACGTCACACTCGCGCCAACCACCCGCGCCGGATCAGCCGCCTGAAACAGCGGGTCCACGCGAACGGCCCCGGTAAACCAATCTACCGGGCCTTTGCCGGACGCCTGCGAGCCAACGCGTTTGATCTCCATCCCCTCATTCTAGCCGCTCACACAAACAGCTCTCGCAACAGGCCACGCAATTGCGCCTCCATTCCGCATGGCGGCGAAACAACACAAGCTTCTCCGCGAAAAACCTCTCTCACTGGAAAAATGTGTTTGGATATGCTTCACTTTCCTGCATGGCACACCAACCCTCCCGCCGCAACTTCCTGCGCACCGCCCCTCTCGCCGCCGCCGCGCTCGCCGCCACACCCAGCTTTGCGGAACCCATGCAGGACGCCGCCGCGCCCGAGCACTTCCAGCTCTTCACCGCTGAAAAGCTCGCCGCAGACCGTGAACGCTTGCAGGCCACGCCCGGCAACGACAACCTCTTCACCCCCGCCAGCCTTCCCTTCACCGTCGTCCTCACCACCGAGGACAAGAAGGCCGCCAAAGAGTTCGAGTGGCACGAAGGCCGCGACCACATCCTGCAGATACTAGAAGGCAGCACCGAGTACGAGGTAGGCGGCACGCCACAAGGCGGCCACAACACCAAGCCCATGGAGTGGCTCGCACCCGCCTCCGAAGGCGCCACGAAACTCACGCTGCACAAGGGCGACATGCTCATCATCCCGCGCGGCACTCCGCACAAGCGCACCACCGCGGAAAGCGTCACCTTCTATCTCATCTCCACCACCGGCAAGTAGACTCATAACTATGCCGAACTCGAACATCCTCGATCTCTTCCGCCTCAACGGTAAAGTCGCCCTCGTCACCGGAGCCGCCAGCGGTCTCGGCGCAGCCATCGCCACCGGCCTCGCCCAGGCCGGCGCAGCCGTCGCCGTCCACGGCAACCGCCGTGCCGCCACCGAGACCGCCTTCGCCATCACCACCGCCGGCGGCATCTCCACCGCCTTCCAGGCCGATCTTTCAAACACCGAAGGCGCGGACCACCTCTACTCCGCCGTCCACGCGCACTTCGGCCAGGTCGACATCCTCATCAACAACGCCGGCACCATCCACCGCGACGCCGCCGTAGATACCACGCTCGAGAGCTGGCAACAGGTGCTTCAGGTCAACCTCACCAGCGTCTTCCAGCTCTCGCAACTCTTCGCCCGCGACGTCTTCGCACGCAACGCCAAAGGCAAGATCGTCAACATCGCCAGCCTCCTCAGCTTCCAGGGAGGCATCCGCGTCCCCGCCTACGCCTCATCCAAAGGCGGCGTCGCACAGCTCACCAAAGCCCTCGCCAACGAGTGGGCCCCACGCGGCATCCAGGTCAACGCCATCGCCCCCGGCTACTTCGCCACCACGAACACCGAGGCCCTGCAAGCCGACGAGACACGCAACCGCCAGATCCTCGAACGCATCCCTGCCAACCGCTGGGGCCAACCGCAAGACCTGGCGGGCGCAGCCCTCTACCTCAGTTCCCCCGCCAGCGACTACGTCACCGGCACCGTCCTCACCGTAGATGGCGGCTGGATGGGTCGTTAGCGGCCTTCCATTGCTTCTATTCGTTGTCATTCCCGCAGGGAATCTGCGTTTGCAATTGCCGTTGCTGTCGCCTTATAGCGCCACCGACGCGGCCACATCCCAGCCTGGGCCGAAGGCCTAGGTAAGGAGATCCTTAAATAGATTCAAGGGCTGAAAGCCCGGCATAAAATGCCCTCGGCAAGGAGTCTGAATGGCAAATATACATACCCACATGAAGCCAATCCCTTACAAGAACCTCAACGGAAAACAGAAGGAGCTTTTTAATTTCCAGAAAATTGCTGCGACCTTTGCGGATTACGGCTTCAACTGCATCAAACTCGCCGACGATTGGCATGGTGCCGACTTCCTCGCCTACAACGCAGGCGACATCTCAACACTGAAAGTGCAGTTGAAGTCCAGACTTACTATTGACAAGAAATACATCGGCAAGGATCTTTGGATCGCATTTCCTCATAAGAACAAGGATTGGTATGTCGTTGAGCACGACACCCTCATCAAGAAGGTAGGCGACTGCACCCAATGGCTTGACAGTGACTCCTGGAAGAAAAAGGGCGCCTACTCTTCAACAAGCATCAACCCAAAGCTGCTTACACAACTTGCAGAAGACCGACTCGGGCCGGTTTATGGACAGGTCCTCGAAATGGAAGAGTCGACTTAAACTTACAACTGCGGTGTCGCCGCACCCCATGCCTCGACTCTTAGATCAGAATTTGGGAGATTACAGTGTAGCTTATAGGCTACAATCGTCCTGTGATCGAAATCCGCGAAACCGAGACCTTCGCTGGATGGCTTAGTCAACTCCGCGATGATCGCGCCAAAGCCAAGATCGCCGTTCGCGTCCGCCGCTTGGCCTTTGGCAATCCCGGAGACATCAAACCCGTTGGCGAAGGCGTCAGCGAACTTCGTATCCCGCACGGCCCGGGTTACCGCGTCTATTTCATCCAGCGCGGCAGCCTCTTGATTGTTCTACTCTGCGGCGGCGACAAGTCATCGCAGAACAAAGACATCGCAACCGCAAAGAAGCTGGCCAAGGAGGAACTATGACTGCTGCCAAAACTAAACCCTTCGACCCCGCCGCCTACCTCGACTCTCCCGAGGCCATCGCAACCTACCTCACCGAAGCCCTCGAAACCGGCGATCCCGCCTTCGTCGCCGATGCTCTCGGCGTCGTCGCCCGCGCCCGCGGTATGAGCGAGGTTGCCCACGCCGCCGGCGTCTCCCGCGAAAGCCTCTATCGCGCCCTCAGCGCCGAAGGCAATCCTGAGTTCGGCACCGTCCTCAAGGTCGCCCAGGCCCTCGGCGTTCGCCTTGCCTTTGAAACAGCCGCCTGACGGGGTTAGCACATCTCGCACGCAGGCAGCTTCGTCAGCAAGTGCTCCAGCTCACGCAAACTTCGCGCTGAGCCAGCGGCGGACAGGTTCGTCATAGAGCTTCAGACTGGCATACGCAATCGAGATCGCGACGACGATCAACAGTACATCCACAACAACGCTCTGCTCAAACGTCGGATGCTTCTGTATCACCCACGCCGTCTGCATATAAATCAGTGGATAGTGTGTGATGTACAGCGGATACGAGAGGTCGCCGAGAAACTTGCTCAGACGTTGCAACCATCCTCCAGACTCCGCGCTTCCCGCGCCCGCCGCAACGATTAGCGGAAAAACGATGAGGATGCACAGCGCATCATAAAGGCCGTTCTCCCACACATGCTGCGGCGATCCCGCCCGTGGCAGGCACAGTGCCAACGCCAGCAACACGCTGCACACCGCAAAGCCGCTGCGCACGTTGATCCGCCAGTCCAGCCGCATCAGCAACACACCGGCCAGAAACGGATAGAGCAACCGCGCAAAGCCAATGTGCAACTGTGTCGCTGTGATGCTCCAGCCGCCGATCACATCGCCGCTCGGCGCCGTCAATGCCAACTGCAGCAAAAATCCAGCCGCGAGCAACACCAGCAGGCTCAACCAGCGGTTCGAAATCTTCCGCAGCACAAGCGCATACAGAATATTCGCAACATACTCGAAGAACAGAGACCACGCTGGCCCATCTAGTGGATGCATCTCCTGCCAGCCGCGAATGTCCATCGACACGGGCAACGGTATCAGCGTGCAGCCAATCAGCATCACCAGCAGCAGCTTCCAAACCGGCGTGCCAGCAACCAGCGGAAACGTCGGCCCGCTCTGAAAGTAGAAAAAGATCGCCCCAATGATCGAACCCATGACCACCATCGGCTGCAGCCGGATGAGCCTGCGTTTGGCAAATCCCGCCAGCGTCATCCGACTCCATCGGTCATCATAGGCATACGCCACAACGAAGCCCGACAGCAGGAAGAAGAAATCAACCGCTAAGTAACCGTGGTTAAGAATCTGCTTCGCATGGTCGCCATGCGAGTACACCTCAAGCGTGTGAAACGTGACGACGATGATAGCAGCAACGCCGCGAAGCCCGTCGAGGATCGGGTAATGGCGTTTGGGTGGCAGGGCAACAGAGGTAGCTTCCATAAGTTGCCGACCATCATACCTGTCGAGACACGATTCAGGCATCGCACACAATATCAAAATGCACGAAGGCCGCCCACTCAGGCAGCCCTCGCTTCTTGCTACTTACTATCTCTAGTCGATCGAAATCTTCCTTAGCAGCCGGAAGTCGCTCAACATCTTGCCCGTGCCGAGCACCACACTGGCCAACGGATCATCCGCAATCGACACCGGCAGCCCAGTCTCTTCACGAATCCGCTTGTCGAGGTTCTTGATCAGCGCCCCACCGCCCGTCAGCACAATGCCGCGGTCCGAAATGTCCGCCGACAGTTCCGGCGGCGTCCGCTCCAGCGCCACACGGATCGCGTTCATGATCGTCGCGATGCACTCACCCAGCGCCTCGCGAATCTCCGAGTCTTCAATCGTGATCGTCTTCGGCACGCCCTCGATCAGGTTGCGCCCCTTGATCTCCATCGTCAGCGGCTTGTCCAGCGGAAACGCCGACCCGATCTCGATCTTGATCTGCTCCGCCGTGCGCTCGCCCACCAGCAGGTTGTACTTGCGCTTCAGATAGGTCGCAACGGCCTCATCCATCTGGTTGCCGGCCATACGCACCGACCGCGAGTACACAATGCCCGCCAGCGAAATAACGGCAATGTCTGTAGTCCCGCCGCCGATATCGACAACCATATTGCCGCCCGGTTCCGTAATCGGCAAACCAGCACCAATCGCGGCCACCATCGCCTGCTCAACCAGGTGCACCTCGCTCGCCTTCGCGCGGTACGCCGAGTCCATAACGGCGCGCTTCTCCACCTGCGTGATCTCCGAAGGTACGCCGATCACGATCCGCGGATGCACCATCATCTTCCGGTTGTGCGCCTTCTGGATGAAGTAGTTCAGCATCTTCTCCGTCTGCTTGA carries:
- a CDS encoding twin-arginine translocation signal domain-containing protein, which produces MAHQPSRRNFLRTAPLAAAALAATPSFAEPMQDAAAPEHFQLFTAEKLAADRERLQATPGNDNLFTPASLPFTVVLTTEDKKAAKEFEWHEGRDHILQILEGSTEYEVGGTPQGGHNTKPMEWLAPASEGATKLTLHKGDMLIIPRGTPHKRTTAESVTFYLISTTGK
- a CDS encoding rod shape-determining protein translates to MRSIFSLFSSDLAIDLGTANTLVYAHGKGIIVNEPSIIAVHRVTGEVEAVGKEAKDMLGRTPGNIIAIKPMKDGVIADFKQTEKMLNYFIQKAHNRKMMVHPRIVIGVPSEITQVEKRAVMDSAYRAKASEVHLVEQAMVAAIGAGLPITEPGGNMVVDIGGGTTDIAVISLAGIVYSRSVRMAGNQMDEAVATYLKRKYNLLVGERTAEQIKIEIGSAFPLDKPLTMEIKGRNLIEGVPKTITIEDSEIREALGECIATIMNAIRVALERTPPELSADISDRGIVLTGGGALIKNLDKRIREETGLPVSIADDPLASVVLGTGKMLSDFRLLRKISID
- a CDS encoding glucose 1-dehydrogenase, with translation MPNSNILDLFRLNGKVALVTGAASGLGAAIATGLAQAGAAVAVHGNRRAATETAFAITTAGGISTAFQADLSNTEGADHLYSAVHAHFGQVDILINNAGTIHRDAAVDTTLESWQQVLQVNLTSVFQLSQLFARDVFARNAKGKIVNIASLLSFQGGIRVPAYASSKGGVAQLTKALANEWAPRGIQVNAIAPGYFATTNTEALQADETRNRQILERIPANRWGQPQDLAGAALYLSSPASDYVTGTVLTVDGGWMGR
- a CDS encoding sugar kinase, with the protein product MAQGTATDGLTIRETKDCRWDLVSLGEVMLRFDPGERRIVGARSFDVWEGGGEYNVARGLRRCFGLRTSIVTALVDNPVGRLVEDLMLQGGVDLSHVSWHEFDGVGRAARNGVYFLERGFGVRGGLGMMDRGATPISQMKPEDVDWDAIFGGEGVRWFHTGGVMAALSESATAVVREAMEAAKRHATMVSFDCNYRPSLWKSRGGRKGSVEVNRALMAYVDVLFGHEGDIAATLGEAAHGPVWHTLESYAPMAERVVAEFPNLRAIASTVRKPVTANRNSWSAFGWMNGETSEALKFDELEILDRVGGGDSFASGVIYGLMSGNGLKWSLDCGVAHGALAMTTAGDSSMATKAEVERLMSGGGAGTVR
- the kduI gene encoding 5-dehydro-4-deoxy-D-glucuronate isomerase; the encoded protein is MKLMQMADAVRYPRMTTAELRETFLLEEAFVPGAITLAYVDLDRAVLGGAVPTDKTLMLETYPELRAEYFCERRELGVFNVGGEGTVTVDGTAYELGKLSCLYVGRGSKSVTFASKDASAPAAFYLLSYPAHTEYPTKMVTFAELEAGAVHLGSEETCNKRSIYKAIFLDGIKSCQLVMGFTLLAPGSNWNTMPPHTHMRRSEVYFYFDVDAAQRVMHLMGPADETRHLVLSDRSIVVSPGWSIHAGVGTKSYGFCWGMGGENQRYDDMDPVAIADLK
- a CDS encoding bifunctional 4-hydroxy-2-oxoglutarate aldolase/2-dehydro-3-deoxy-phosphogluconate aldolase, with the translated sequence MKKSDVLEQIRKIGLVPVLRAESESQALALAGAIADGGVTCMEVTMTVPGALKVMARLAKERPEILLGAGTVLDAETAKECVGEGATFIVSPAFDEKTVSYCRAHEIAVLPGALTPTEVIRAWDAGADVVKIFPASAMGGAKYLKSLKAPLPNIEMIPTGGVSLATAHEFLDAGAYALGVGADLVDTKAIRGGHPETVTAHARKYMEIVKGFQAGCLI
- a CDS encoding addiction module antidote protein — translated: MTAAKTKPFDPAAYLDSPEAIATYLTEALETGDPAFVADALGVVARARGMSEVAHAAGVSRESLYRALSAEGNPEFGTVLKVAQALGVRLAFETAA
- a CDS encoding cupin domain-containing protein, which translates into the protein MEIKRVGSQASGKGPVDWFTGAVRVDPLFQAADPARVVGASVTFEPGARTAWHTHPLGQTLIVTAGCGWVQREGGVVEEIHPGDVVWFAPGEKHWHGATPTTAMTHIAIQEWQDGKTVDWMEHVSDEQYRRCM
- a CDS encoding acyltransferase, translating into MEATSVALPPKRHYPILDGLRGVAAIIVVTFHTLEVYSHGDHAKQILNHGYLAVDFFFLLSGFVVAYAYDDRWSRMTLAGFAKRRLIRLQPMVVMGSIIGAIFFYFQSGPTFPLVAGTPVWKLLLVMLIGCTLIPLPVSMDIRGWQEMHPLDGPAWSLFFEYVANILYALVLRKISNRWLSLLVLLAAGFLLQLALTAPSGDVIGGWSITATQLHIGFARLLYPFLAGVLLMRLDWRINVRSGFAVCSVLLALALCLPRAGSPQHVWENGLYDALCILIVFPLIVAAGAGSAESGGWLQRLSKFLGDLSYPLYITHYPLIYMQTAWVIQKHPTFEQSVVVDVLLIVVAISIAYASLKLYDEPVRRWLSAKFA
- a CDS encoding type II toxin-antitoxin system RelE/ParE family toxin encodes the protein MIEIRETETFAGWLSQLRDDRAKAKIAVRVRRLAFGNPGDIKPVGEGVSELRIPHGPGYRVYFIQRGSLLIVLLCGGDKSSQNKDIATAKKLAKEEL